A single Anopheles funestus chromosome 2RL, idAnoFuneDA-416_04, whole genome shotgun sequence DNA region contains:
- the LOC125761069 gene encoding D-aminoacyl-tRNA deacylase 1-like isoform X2: MKAIIQRVTSAKVMVGDETVSSIGRGLCVLVGISSDDNANDVEWMWRTKVAQSTAVR; the protein is encoded by the exons ATGAAAGCCATAATACAACGTGTCACCTCAGCGAAAGTGATGG TTGGTGACGAAACGGTAAGCTCGATTGGCCGTGGACTGTGCGTGCTGGTAGGCATATCCTCCGATGACAATGCAAACGATGTGGAGTGGATGTGG CGCACGAAAGTTGCTCAATCTACGGCTGTTCGATGA
- the LOC125761069 gene encoding D-aminoacyl-tRNA deacylase-like isoform X1 gives MKAIIQRVTSAKVMVGDETVSSIGRGLCVLVGISSDDNANDVEWIARKLLNLRLFDDTATGKRWTESVVDQRLEIMCVSQFTLYHRLKGNRPDFSKAMQGPEAQQLYGSLLKLLREQYTSDRIQDGRFGAMMQVHIQNDGPVTLDIESPAQSEQERQKLKRTMELKAKSAGKIDGKSTGSAEGTMKNVTDAE, from the exons ATGAAAGCCATAATACAACGTGTCACCTCAGCGAAAGTGATGG TTGGTGACGAAACGGTAAGCTCGATTGGCCGTGGACTGTGCGTGCTGGTAGGCATATCCTCCGATGACAATGCAAACGATGTGGAGTGGAT CGCACGAAAGTTGCTCAATCTACGGCTGTTCGATGATACAGCAACCGGGAAACGATGGACAGAATCGGTCGTAGATCAGCGCCTGGAAATAATGTGCGTTAGTCAATTCACACTATACCATCGGTTGAAGGGAAACAGACCGGACTTTAGCAAAGCCATGCAGGGACCGGAGGCACAGCAGCTGTACGGATCGTTGCTGAAGCTGTTGCGTGAACAGTACACCTCCGATCGCATACAGGACGGTAGGTTTGGGGCAATGATGCAGGTACACATTCAAAACGATGGACCGGTTACGCTGGATATCGAATCGCCCGCACAGAGTGAACAAGAGCGCCAAAAGCTAAAGCGAACGATGGAGCTTAAAGCGAAATCGGCTGGCAAAATCGACGGGAAATCAACGGGCAGCGCTGAAGGAACCATGAAGAATGTTACCGATGcagaataa